From a region of the Acanthochromis polyacanthus isolate Apoly-LR-REF ecotype Palm Island chromosome 3, KAUST_Apoly_ChrSc, whole genome shotgun sequence genome:
- the LOC110958757 gene encoding beta-2-glycoprotein 1-like, with protein sequence MQGHRGDFTPEKMSLTLALLLLSQVAFYTTVTSKKVCGRPPVSDGIDESILKRVYEIGEEVTLTCGQGYLPSAVTTSRITCTDTGEWTRSNLACSPKMCPIPRALQPLAMGRTEAPFKSVLNFTCDDGYVMLGANESSCLHDGTWSNPPPVCKAVNCPLALPPRDGRIVYDKPITGSTTAYGQGWTYECTPPKAPSYERGSCRADGTIPEPPVCREVSCSIPTNIPNGVITFAVIRPHGYKEKVKYACNEHYVLDGQAEIQCQNTGNWSSKPVCRAPCTVGIKRGRIFYNAKKIWIADLKPNRVLHGEHVAFYCLKRADKCGYPVVSTCNDGSLPIPECFEEPGQIEYRLKAKSLPSEITMCASSPPASPTSSTTPAYD encoded by the exons ATGCAAGGACACCGAGGAGACTTCACCCCTGAGAAAATGTCTCTCACTCTGGCTTTGCTGCTTCTCAGCCAAGTGGCTTTCTACACAACTGTAACATCCAAGAAAG TGTGTGGCCGACCTCCTGTCTCTGATGGCATCGATGAATCGATCCTAAAACGCGTGTACGAGATTGGAGAGGAGGTGACCCTCACATGTGGACAAGGATACCTGCCTTCAGCGGTGACAACGAGCAGAATAACCTGCACCGACACAGGAGAATGGACACGGTCCAACCTGGCATGTTCCC CCAAGATGTGTCCGATCCCCAGAGCTCTGCAGCCGTTGGCGATGGGGAGGACAGAGGCTCCGTTCAAGAGTGTGCTTAACTTCACATGTGATGACGG GTATGTCATGCTAGGAGCCAATGAAAGCAGTTGTTTACATGACGGCACCTGGAGTAATCCACCACCTGTCTGCAAAG CCGTGAACTGTCCCCTGGCCTTGCCACCAAGAGATGGGAGGATTGTCTACGATAAGCCGATAACTGGATCCACCACCGCGTACGGACAGGGCTGGACGTACGAGTGTACTCCACCTAAAGCACCCAGTTATGAGAGAGGATCCTGCAGGGCTGATGGAACCATACCTGAACCACCAGTGTGTCGAG AGGTGAGCTGCTCCATTCCGACAAACATACCAAACGGCGTCATCACCTTTGCTGTCATCAGACCACACGGCTACAAGGAGAAGGTTAAATACGCCTGCAATGAGCACTATGTTCTGGACGGCCAGGCTGAGATTCAGTGCCAAAACACAGGAAACTGGTCATCAAAGCCAGTCTGCAGGG CTCCCTGCACAGTTGGCATCAAAAGAGGCCGGATCTTCTACAATGCCAAGAAGATCTGGATCGCAGACCTGAAGCCAAACAGAGTCCTGCATGGAGAACACGTCGCCTTCTATTGTCTGAAAAGAGCTGACAAGTGTGGCTACCCAGTGGTTAGCACCTGTAATGACGGATCCCTGCCCATCCCAGAATGCTTTGAGG aACCAGGCCAGATCGAGTACAGGTTGAAGGCTAAAAGTCTTCCATCAGAGATCACCATGTGTGCTTCTTCTCCCCCTGCGAGTCCAACAAGCTCTACAACCCCTGCATATGATTAA